In Mytilus trossulus isolate FHL-02 chromosome 6, PNRI_Mtr1.1.1.hap1, whole genome shotgun sequence, a single window of DNA contains:
- the LOC134722442 gene encoding uncharacterized protein LOC134722442, with protein MTEKSFMLAFRRFISRKSIPRVMISDNATTFVAAAEEIRKLTDSKSLHDKLCQFGTTWKFIPKRAPWYGGFWERLVGLTKNCLKKILGRACIDLPLLQTLVVEIEAYLNNRPLTYISSDIADPEPLTPSHLLYGRQIKSFPYPLYTDETDSYSADLTTNHETMNDQAKRRFRLIEQFLARWKHEYLTSLREFHRVSGNNNQSVKQGDVVQIYDDNSPRTTWKLGVIEELTYGNDNLVRSATVRTSNSKLNRPIVKLYPLEICESDSITTQTQRYQRRAKTDAVEKIRECLK; from the coding sequence ATGACTGAAAAATCGTTCATGCTAGCTTTTCGTAGATTCATTAGCAGGAAATCGATACCAAGAGTTATGATATCGGACAATGCTACAACATTTGTTGCCGCCGCGGAGGAAATACGAAAGTTAACGGACTCTAAATCTTTACATGACAAATTGTGCCAATTTGGAACAACATGGAAATTCATACCAAAACGTGCTCCATGGTACGGCGGATTTTGGGAAAGACTGGTTGGACTAACTAAAAATTGTCTAAAAAAGATTCTTGGACGCGCATGTATAGATTTACCTCTGTTACAGACATTAGTGGTGGAAATTGAAGCTTACCTTAACAATAGACCGCTTACCTATATATCGTCGGACATTGCCGATCCAGAGCCGCTTACCCCGTCGCATCTATTGTATGGAAGACAAATTAAATCTTTCCCGTATCcgttatatacagatgaaacaGACAGTTATAGTGCCGATTTAACAACTAATCACGAAACTATGAATGATCAAGCGAAAAGGAGATTCCGTCTTATTGAACAATTTTTAGCAAGATGGAAACACGAGTATTTGACCTCCTTACGTGAATTTCACCGAGTGTCTGGAAATAACAATCAAAGTGTAAAACAAGGAGATGTAGTCCAGATATATGATGATAATTCTCCACGTACGACGTGGAAACTCGGTGTTATTGAAGAACTTACATACGGAAACGATAACCTTGTGCGATCTGCGACGGTCCGAACATCTAACTCTAAACTAAACAGACCAATTGTCAAGTTATATCCTTTGGAGATTTGTGAATCCGACTCAATTACTACACAGACGCAAAGATATCAGCGAAGAGCCAAGACAGATGCCGTAGAGAAAATCAGAGAGTGtttaaagtga
- the LOC134720985 gene encoding uncharacterized protein LOC134720985, with the protein MNYFRVCIFICLTWKSVNGHILVKGYGSSKVNSKFVLACYISPFSSGATWITDNAYFPTITCTSGGFCDTVYRDNYRFFGNVSGIYVVIDPLQHKDNQMKWTCYFASARTSYTIQINSELSSSIIQEESVLNGGQIAGIAIGCFCFAILIIVIAILFCTLRQKSRRDGYHQNSRRRRDAYNYIYHI; encoded by the exons GTCATATATTAGTTAAAGGATATGGCTCGTCCAAAGTAAATTCCAAATTCGTATTGGCATGTTATATCTCCCCCTTTAGCAGTGGTGCCACATGGATTACTGATAATGCTTACTTTCCGACTATAACATGTACCAGTGGCGGATTTTGTGACACAGTTTATAGAGACAACTACAGGTTTTTCGGAAATGTATCTGGTATTTATGTGGTAATTGATCCATTACAACATAAAGATAATCAGATGAAATGGACGTGTTATTTTGCTTCGGCTCGCACATCTTATACAATTCAAATAA ATTCAGAATTATCATCCTCTATAATACAGGAAGAGTCAG ttttaaatggCGGTCAAATAGCTGGCATCGCAATTGGTTGTTTTTGCTTTGCTATATTAATTATAgtaatagcaattttgttttgtacattaagACAAAAGTCGAGGAGAGATGGATATCATCAAAACTCGAGACGGAGAAGGGACGCATATaattacatatatcatatataa